A window of Nicotiana tabacum cultivar K326 chromosome 24, ASM71507v2, whole genome shotgun sequence contains these coding sequences:
- the LOC107775835 gene encoding anaphase-promoting complex subunit 2 translates to MTCNLGILESLSVDSIAKISENWNGFCSTSEALLKGSGDLSFSAEFMTQVKNLCEHGLASLVEQHFLCCVQETFERNGARRFWSYFEPYSNVAPLETNKDPILEEEIQQVICKALEEISSEKQYQEKCLLLLAHALQSYEENKSQGQVNPDSTRVYLFSKYQLIVSSVLLASLPRHFPGILHWYFKGRLEELSTIAGANSEDDDELGMDDKMDLDEKSKLPNKCANADSDRNHKYARFLGNNKLVKNIGMVVRDLRNLGFTSMAEDAYASAIFFLLKDKVHDLAGDDYRSSVLESIKAWIQAVPLQFLRALLEYLGDFTSCNDTSSGLKSPLASHPSLCYSGAGIPSEGLVRWQLRLEYYAYETLQDLRIAKLFEIIVDYPESAPAIEDLKQCLEYTGQHSKLVDSFISSLRYRLLTAGASTNDILHQYVSTIKALRTIDPAGVFLEAVGEPIREYLRGRKDTIKCIVTMLTDGTGGNPNGPGSSGDSLLEELNRDEESQENTIVDDDINSDDKQAWINAQNWEPDPVEADPSKGSRYRRKVDILGMVVGIIGSKDQLVSEYRVMLAEKLLNKSDYDIDAEIRTLELLKIHFGESSMQKCEIMLNDLIDSKRTNTNIKATIKHQPQPEQRDLEVSLDNLNATIISSNFWPPIQDEAVNLPEPVEQLLTDYAKRYTEIKTPRKLVWKKNLGSVKLELQFEDRAMQFNVTPLHASIIMQFQDQKRWTSKNLAAAVGVAVDVLNRRINFWISKGVLAESMGADSADHVFTLVETINDTGKSGAIDGGCEELLTGDEDGEQSVASVEDQLRKEMTVYEKFITGMLTNFGSMALDRIHNTLKMFCIADPPYDKSLQQLQSFLSGLVAEEKLELREGVYVLRK, encoded by the exons ATGACGTGCAATTTGGGGATATTGGAGTCACTGAGTGTCGATTCCATAGCAAAAATATCAGAAAACTGGAACGGCTTTTGCTCCACTTCAGAAGCTCTTCTTAAAGGCAGCGGTGATTTGTCATTCAGTGCCGAGTTCATGACGCAAGTTAAGAATCTCTGCGAACACGGCCTGGCGTCTCTAGTTGAACAACACTTCCTTTGCTGCGTTCAG GAAACATTCGAGAGAAATGGAGCAAGAAGGTTCTGGAGTTATTTTGAACCTTACAGCAATGTTGCTCCACTTGAAACTAATAAGGATCCA ATTCTAGAAGAAGAGATTCAGCAAGTAATATGTAAAGCTTTGGAAGAGATATCATCTGAAAAGCAGTATCAGGAGAAGTGCCTATTATTGTTGGCTCATGCTTTACAGTCGTACGAAGAAAACAAGTCACAAGGACAAGTGAACCCAGATTCTACTCGAGTTTATCTGTTCTCAAAATATCAACTAATTGTGTCTTCAGTTCTTTTGGCTAGTCTTCCTCGCCATTTTCCTG GGATACTACACTGGTACTTCAAAGGAAGACTGGAAGAGCTGAGTACAATTGCAGGTGCAAACTCTGAGGATGATGATGAGTTAGGCATGGATGATAAAATGGATTTAGATGAAAAAAGCAAACTGCCCAACAAATGTGCTAATGCGGATAGTGATAGAAACCATAAATATGCAAGATTTTTGGGGAACAATAAGTTGGTGAAAAACATTGGTATGGTTGTTCGTGATCTGAGAAATCTTGGCTTTACATCTATGGCGGAAGATGCATACGCTTCTGCCATATTTTTTCTTCTAAAG GACAAAGTACATGATTTGGCTGGTGATGACTATAGGAGCTCTGTTTTGGAGTCCATCAAAGCATGGATACAG GCTGTGCCCCTTCAGTTCTTGCGTGCACTTCTTGAGTACCTTGGTGATTTTACTAGCTGCAATGACACTTCCTCTGGCCTGAAGTCGCCCTTGGCATCCCACCCGTCCTTGTGCTATTCTGGAGCTGGAATTCCATCTGAGGGGCTTGTTAGATGGCAATTGCGCTTAGAGTATTATGCTTATGAGACCTTGCAGGATTTAAGAATAGCCAAACTTTTTGAAATCATTGTAGATTATCCAGAAAG TGCTCCTGCTATTGAAGACTTGAAACAGTGTCTCGAGTATACTGGGCAACATTCGAAGCTGGTAGATTCTTTTATCTCATCATTGAGATATAGATTACTAACAGCTGGTGCCTCGACCAATGATATATTGCACCAATATGTTTCAACAATCAAAGCACTTCGAACTATAGATCCTGCAGGTGTTTTTCTTGAAGCTGTTGGTGAACCAATAAGGGAATACCTAAGGGGGAGAAAAGATACAATTAAATGCATTGTGACCATGCTTACTGATGGAACTGGTGGAAATCCCAACGGACCTGGCAGTTCTGGAGATAGCCTGCTGGAAGAATTGAATAGAGATGAAGAGAGTCAAGAAAACActattgtggatgatgatattaaCTCCGATGACAAGCAAGCATGGATTAATGCACAAAA CTGGGAGCCTGACCCTGTAGAGGCAGATCCATCCAAGGGAAGCAGATACCGAAGAAAGGTTGACATACTTGGTATGGTAGTTGGCATAATTGGTTCCAAAGATCAGCTGGTTAGTGAATATCGTGTAATGCTGGCCGAAAAGCTTTTGAACAAATCTGATTATGACATTGATGCAGAAATACGTACTCTAGAACTTCTCAAG ATTCATTTTGGAGAAAGCAGCATGCAGAAATGTGAAATAATGCTTAATGATTTGATTGACTCAAAGaggacaaatacaaatataaaggCCACTATCAAGCATCAACCACAGCCAG AGCAAAGAGACCTCGAGGTATCTTTGGACAATCTTAATGCTACCATCATATCTTCAAATTTCTGGCCTCCTATTCAG GATGAGGCAGTCAATTTACCAGAGCCTGTCGAGCAACTCCTGACCGATTATGCTAAAAGGTATACTGAAATTAAGACACCACGTAAGCTAGTGTGGAAGAAAAATCTGGGCAGTGTAAAG TTGGAGCTCCAGTTTGAAGATAGAGCAATGCAGTTCAATGTTACTCCTTTGCATGCGTCAATTATTATGCAGTTTCAAGATCAGAAAAG ATGGACATCTAAGAACCTTGCAGCTGCAGTTGGAGTAGCTGTTGATGTGTTGAATAGGAGAATAAATTTTTGGATAAGCAAG GGAGTTCTGGCGGAGTCAATGGGGGCAGACTCTGCCGATCATGTTTTTACTCTGGTGGAAACCATTAATGATACAGGTAAAAGTGGAGCTATTGATGGAGGCTGTGAGGAGCTATTGACAGGTGATGAGGACGGAGAACAGTCTGTGGCCTCTGTTGAAGACCAATTGCGAAAAGAGATGACCGTCTATGAG AAATTTATCACTGGGATGCTTACCAATTTTGGCAGCATGGCATTGGACCGTATTCATAATACTCTCAAG ATGTTTTGCATTGCTGATCCTCCTTATGACAAATCGCTGCAACAACTGCAAAGCTTCTTATCTGGTCTAGTTGCTGAGGAGAAGTTAGAACTAAGAGAGGGAGTGTACGTTTTGAGAAAGTGA
- the LOC107775836 gene encoding pentatricopeptide repeat-containing protein At4g32450, mitochondrial, with protein MYRSRAATLTSKSLRTLTKVCRQNHHLESIKFVNFSRNLSTATQISEFDNYREQNPDGVFNYNPNNTNSLNPRQNPRAEFQESANGARGYFSKDTIGFQRDPHGQNENFSLRNDFQQTVRANGSLSSSSNDFGSRKEYQSNNLVQHNRNDAGYKGENSSNMMHSSRFEGRVEAQPSQNGVYGHYQQILNGYYGGNSETSQRNVSANYTRNIGVPQPSYNPGNVRNVQAGNSESYPQSASAYDMERHTNSSGYSREMMGQYQQNVSGFNPSSTGHQASYQSQNGIVGNQEMRSSTPAEQSIDSADSIIKKGSIDELDNSCKEGKVKEAVEVLHLLEQQHVTVDLSQYITLMDLCGEDKSLEEAKSVHEHLVRSHPHLDVKTYNKILEMYGKCGSMNDAFSVFQKMPQRNLTSWDTMITWLAKNGLGEDAIELFAEFKKTGMKPDGQMYLGVFHACSVVGDIVEGMLHFESMSKDYGIVHSMEHYVGVVDMLGSTGYLNEAIEFIENMSIEPSIEVWETMMNLCRIHGNLELGDRCAEIVELLDPSRLDEQSKAGFLAVKASDIAKDKEKKKSAQSLLEARSRVHEYRAGDRSHPDHEKIYELLRGLKQLMKEDGYIPEIKFVLHDVDQETKEDALMAHSERLAFAQGLMSSSARSPIRIIKNLRVCGDCHNALKIASRLVGREIIMRDAKRFHHLKDGLCSCRDYW; from the coding sequence ATGTATAGAAGCAGAGCCGCCACACTCACATCCAAATCTCTGAGAACTCTAACAAAGGTATGCAGACAAAATCACcatttagaatcaataaagtTCGTTAATTTTTCAAGAAATCTCAGCACTGCTACTCAAATATCTGAGTTTGATAACTATAGAGAGCAAAACCCAGATGGGGTtttcaattataacccaaatAATACAAATTCTTTGAACCCTAGGCAAAACCCTAGAGCGGAATTTCAAGAATCAGCTAATGGTGCTAGAGGTTATTTTTCTAAGGATACCATTGGGTTTCAGcgggacccacatggtcaaaatgaGAACTTTTCATTAAGAAATGATTTTCAGCAAACTGTTCGGGCAAATGGGAGTTTATCGTCAAGCAGTAATGATTTCGGGTCACGAAAGGAATATCAAAGTAATAATTTAGTCCAGCATAATAGAAATGATGCTGGTTACAAAGGTGAAAATTCGTCGAATATGATGCATAGTTCCAGGTTTGAGGGACGTGTAGAAGCTCAGCCGAGTCAAAATGGAGTTTATGGACACTATCAACAGATTTTAAATGGTTATTATGGTGGGAACAGTGAAACGTCACAGCGGAATGTCAGTGCCAATTACACGAGAAACATAGGAGTGCCTCAGCCCAGTTATAACCCTGGAAATGTAAGGAATGTTCAAGCAGGAAATTCTGAATCGTATCCACAAAGTGCAAGTGCGTATGATATGGAAAGGCATACGAATTCGAGTGGTTACTCAAGGGAGATGATGGGGCAATATCAGCAGAATGTAAGCGGCTTTAACCCTTCTAGTACTGGACATCAAGCTTCTTATCAATCACAGAATGGAATAGTAGGCAATCAAGAAATGAGAAGTTCAACACCTGCTGAACAGTCAATCGATTCTGCTGATAGCATCATTAAAAAAGGCTCAATTGACGAGCTCGATAACTCTTGTAAAGAAGGCAAAGTGAAGGAGGCAGTTGAAGTTTTGCATTTGTTGGAGCAGCAACATGTCACAGTCGATTTGTCTCAATATATAACATTAATGGATCTCTGTGGTGAGGATAAATCCCTTGAGGAGGCTAAATCAGTTCATGAGCACCTTGTGAGATCTCATCCCCATCTTGACGTCAAAACGTACAATAAGATTCTTGAAATGTATGGCAAATGTGGCTCCATGAATGATGCCTTTTCGGTGTTTCAAAAAATGCCTCAGCGTAATCTGACTTCTTGGGACACGATGATTACTTGGCTTGCTAAGAATGGTCTTGGAGAAGACGCAATAGAATTGTTTGCAGAATTCAAGAAAACTGGGATGAAACCTGATGGCCAAATGTATCTGGGTGTCTTTCATGCTTGTAGTGTTGTAGGTGATATAGTTGAAGGAATGTTACACTTTGAATCAATGAGTAAAGATTATGGTATTGTTCACTCCATGGAGCATTATGTGGGAGTGGTAGATATGTTGGGAAGTACAGGATACCTTAATGAAGCGATAGAGTTCattgaaaacatgtctatagagCCAAGTATTGAAGTATGGGAAACCATGATGAATCTCTGTAGAATTCATGGGAACTTGGAGCTTGGGGATCGTTGTGCTGAGATTGTTGAACTCCTAGATCCATCTCGTTTGGATGAACAGTCAAAGGCAGGTTTTTTAGCTGTAAAAGCATCAGATATTGctaaggacaaagaaaagaaaaaatctgCTCAAAGTCTTCTCGAGGCTAGAAGCAGAGTCCATGAATATCGAGCAGGAGATAGATCACATCCCGACCATGAGAAGATATATGAATTGCTTAGGGGTTTAAAGCAGCTAATGAAGGAGGACGGTTATATACCAGAAATTAAGTTTGTGTTACATGACGTAGACCAAGAAACTAAAGAGGACGCTTTAATGGCTCACAGCGAGAGACTTGCTTTTGCTCAAGGTCTTATGAGTAGCTCTGCACGATCACCAATCCGAATAATAAAGAATCTGCGTGTCTGTGGTGATTGCCATAATGCATTGAAGATTGCTTCGAGGCTTGTTGGTCGGGAAATTATTATGCGAGATGCTAAGAGGTTTCATCATTTAAAAGACGGATTGTGCTCGTGTCGGGATTACTGGTGA